A genomic segment from Halomonas sp. GD1P12 encodes:
- a CDS encoding DMT family transporter, which yields MNRIERAPWQADALLLLVTLMAAGGWIFSREALAGMPPLLFIGSRFLLAGLILLGFAWPSLSRLPARRVRRSLFVGLLFSLATGFWIMGLSVSSHLGESAFITSLGILMVPVLGMLFGDTPPRTTWIALPVALAGFGLLSLNAGFRVELSQLLMVCAALCFALLINVNTRVVRNVAALPLTTLQLLAVGAVLTLVSLIFERQPMALSTPVLGWFLASVVLASSLRYFLQIKAQGMTTPSHASVILMLEAVWTALIAAWWLNETMTPLQLSGCALIFLALLINRWYWVRKVLRRWLPAQTSA from the coding sequence GCGTGCGCCCTGGCAGGCGGATGCCTTGCTGCTGCTGGTGACGCTCATGGCCGCCGGCGGCTGGATCTTTTCCAGAGAAGCGCTTGCCGGCATGCCGCCGCTTCTGTTCATCGGCAGCCGCTTTCTGCTTGCCGGACTGATCCTACTGGGCTTTGCCTGGCCTTCGCTTTCGCGCCTGCCCGCCCGGCGGGTGCGGCGAAGCCTGTTCGTTGGGCTGCTGTTCAGCCTGGCGACCGGTTTCTGGATCATGGGACTAAGCGTCTCCTCGCACCTGGGCGAAAGTGCCTTTATCACGAGCCTGGGGATTTTGATGGTGCCGGTGCTCGGCATGTTGTTTGGCGACACGCCCCCGCGCACGACCTGGATCGCGCTGCCCGTGGCGCTGGCAGGCTTTGGGCTTTTGTCACTCAACGCAGGCTTTCGCGTCGAGCTTAGCCAGCTTTTGATGGTGTGCGCCGCACTCTGCTTTGCGCTTTTGATCAACGTCAACACGCGAGTGGTGCGCAACGTGGCGGCCCTTCCGCTGACCACGCTGCAGCTTCTGGCGGTAGGTGCGGTGCTGACGCTGGTTTCGCTAATCTTCGAGCGCCAGCCCATGGCGCTGAGTACGCCGGTGCTGGGCTGGTTTTTGGCAAGCGTGGTGCTGGCAAGCTCGCTTCGCTACTTCCTGCAGATCAAGGCCCAGGGCATGACGACGCCGAGCCACGCCTCGGTCATCCTGATGCTCGAAGCCGTGTGGACCGCGCTGATCGCCGCCTGGTGGCTCAATGAAACCATGACCCCGCTACAGCTTTCGGGCTGCGCGCTGATCTTTCTGGCGCTGCTGATCAACCGCTGGTACTGGGTACGCAAGGTGCTGCGCCGCTGGCTGCCGGCGCAAACAAGCGCTTGA
- a CDS encoding tRNA-uridine aminocarboxypropyltransferase, with product MSASDTPSELASSAEHSRPPRREFKARGSFVIRCEGCNLPKLNCLCPYKVSVESYAQVWLLTHSLEHLKPTNTGRLIGDVLNETRVFTWARTGLDPELEALLQDARYAPFLIFPDDQPDYADRVVGMDAVHAVKACDRIPVYVILDGTWRQARRMFRKSPYLDGLPVLPLRTERETRYRLRKPASKAHLCTAEVATELLRQGGDIEAANVLDDYFDVFNESYAASRFYRKIDEPTPAMERLLAKRADI from the coding sequence ATGTCTGCCTCTGATACTCCCTCTGAATTGGCTTCGTCTGCCGAGCATTCGCGCCCGCCGCGGCGCGAGTTCAAGGCGCGCGGCAGCTTCGTGATTCGCTGTGAAGGGTGCAACCTGCCCAAACTCAACTGCCTCTGCCCCTACAAGGTGAGCGTGGAGAGTTACGCCCAGGTGTGGCTTTTGACCCACTCGCTCGAGCACTTGAAACCCACCAACACCGGGCGGCTGATTGGGGACGTGCTAAATGAAACCCGCGTTTTCACCTGGGCGCGCACCGGGCTCGACCCCGAGCTTGAAGCGCTACTGCAGGATGCGCGCTACGCGCCGTTTCTGATCTTTCCCGACGACCAGCCGGACTACGCCGACCGCGTGGTGGGAATGGACGCGGTGCACGCGGTAAAGGCCTGCGACCGGATACCGGTGTACGTGATTCTCGACGGTACCTGGCGTCAGGCGCGGCGCATGTTTCGTAAAAGCCCTTATCTCGATGGCCTGCCGGTACTGCCGCTTCGCACCGAGCGTGAAACCCGCTACCGCCTTAGAAAGCCCGCCTCGAAAGCGCATCTATGCACCGCTGAAGTGGCCACCGAGCTTCTGCGCCAGGGCGGCGATATTGAAGCGGCAAACGTGCTCGACGACTACTTCGACGTGTTCAACGAAAGCTACGCGGCGAGCCGTTTCTATCGCAAAATCGACGAGCCGACGCCCGCCATGGAGCGGCTATTGGCCAAACGGGCGGATATTTAA
- a CDS encoding isopenicillin N synthase family dioxygenase: MSDDTTDLEVLDHQNAERARFTLAPSLTTRTLAPAQIPVIDLGPLLDQSDPMSVANAIGQACERTGFFYVRGHGIDPGLVEQAFTMAAGFFARPLAEKEALNIVGSGLSLRGYTPLFGENVDPNKSRDLKECFDLGLDEAEVSPFRGPNRMPAKPEAFKAVFERYYAEMLTLGHRLVGAIALSLGLCEDYFAPRQKRPIAIQRLLHYPSQAGAIGEEEIGIGAHTDYGLLTILAQDAVGGLQIRHCDGTWISAPPIDGAFVVNIGDLVQTLTNDRYVSTLHRVVNTSGRQRYSLPFFFDLDFEAMVEVLPSCTSESVPPRYAPYASGAHKFARYAASYAHLRDTSCVEALAE; the protein is encoded by the coding sequence TTCCCTGACGACGCGCACACTGGCGCCGGCACAAATTCCCGTCATCGACCTGGGCCCGTTGCTCGATCAGAGCGACCCGATGAGCGTTGCCAACGCGATTGGTCAGGCGTGTGAACGCACCGGATTTTTCTATGTGCGCGGGCACGGAATCGACCCCGGGCTCGTCGAGCAGGCGTTTACGATGGCGGCCGGTTTCTTTGCGCGCCCCCTGGCGGAAAAGGAGGCGCTCAATATCGTCGGCTCGGGGCTCTCTCTGCGCGGCTACACGCCACTGTTTGGTGAAAACGTCGACCCAAACAAAAGTCGCGACTTGAAAGAGTGCTTCGATCTGGGGCTCGATGAGGCCGAGGTGTCGCCGTTTCGTGGGCCCAACCGGATGCCGGCCAAACCCGAGGCGTTCAAGGCGGTGTTCGAGCGCTACTACGCCGAGATGCTGACGCTGGGTCATCGCCTGGTGGGGGCCATCGCGCTGAGTCTTGGGCTTTGTGAGGATTACTTCGCGCCGCGCCAGAAACGGCCCATAGCGATTCAGCGACTGCTGCACTACCCAAGCCAGGCCGGCGCGATCGGTGAAGAGGAGATCGGTATCGGCGCCCACACCGACTACGGGCTTTTGACCATCCTCGCGCAGGACGCCGTAGGTGGTCTGCAGATTCGCCATTGCGACGGTACCTGGATCAGCGCGCCGCCCATCGACGGGGCTTTCGTGGTCAATATCGGCGACCTGGTGCAGACCCTCACCAATGACCGCTACGTGTCGACGCTGCACCGGGTGGTCAACACCAGCGGCCGGCAGCGTTACTCGCTGCCGTTCTTCTTCGATCTCGATTTTGAGGCCATGGTCGAGGTACTACCAAGCTGTACGAGCGAAAGCGTCCCGCCGCGCTACGCCCCTTACGCTAGTGGCGCGCACAAGTTCGCCCGCTACGCCGCAAGCTACGCCCATCTGCGTGATACTTCCTGCGTGGAAGCCCTGGCCGAGTGA